TTCACATTCTGATGGGCAAGATAaatcttcaaattaaaatatgtacatttcacttaaattaaccaaaatattaaaaatagcagCAACACTGGTCTTTAAACACGTCTAATATCCCAAGAGATTGTTCACACAATATAGACTATTTTGGTAGCtctttcattattaatattatttaatatccaCATACAGTTTAGAAACTCTAAGGTTCTGGTCTGATCTCTGAATAACTTAAAGTCTAGAttcaataaatacaaagaataattataaaacacAGACTGCAGGACATTATCAAGACCAGGGAGGAAATCATACCCAAAGGTTTTAGGGAAGAATCAGATATGAAGGCGTACAGGAAATCTGTAGGATTTCCAAGGCAAAAAGGTGTGATCTGACAAGCTCCCTGATATGTTAACAGACTGAGTCCAGAGAAATGTGTGAATGTCTCGAAGGCACTTTCTCCGCTTCATCCTTCCATGTTCCCTTTGAATACGGCATTTAAGTGATGAACAACTTTGGAAATTTCCCAATAAACAGGGGATAGAATCATTTCTCACCAGGAGGCAAGACAGTGGATCaggaggttatttgtttttcagcATTTACGTTTATTCTGATGAGCAAAGGCATAAAAACCAAGATTTCAACAGGATTTCGTGTATTTCATCCTAGATGGTGGGAAAAGTATTTGTAGCCCCATTCTCAATGTGTCACTGTACCAACCTGTAACCCTATTGGCTTAGAAAGAAACCCCAAATGGGGTTACAGGAGTTTCCTCAGATCTGGATTTGGTTACAGAAGTTGCCCCTGTGACTGGGGACTCTCTttatatttcaatagtttttcaGAAAAGGTAAATGTTTAAGCCTTTCGATGGGGTTGGACCTTTGCCTATACTACTACAGGTATCACTCTCTGACATTGAAATGTCAATAGTTTGTACCTATTTTCAAACCACTTCATATACTATTTCAATCgattctcacaaaaaaaaaaaaaaaaaaaaaaaaacacttgtgtGGAAGCAAGGATAGGCATCCAAGTGCTCATTTCAAAGATCTGGAAAACTGAGGTTCATAGAGACCAAAGTGACTTACCTGTCCACAGTCGCACACGAGTGAACTGGTATGGATCTTTTGCAGAACTTGGCTCTATACAATGTTTACTTATTTTGAAGAATGGGGCTTGGTAATAGTTATTTCCAAAGAATGAAGTAATTTGAAGGGGGtaaataaaaagggagaaaaatgagtTCAAGAGAAGAAAGGGAGCGAGAAGTGGTGTCAGTTGGCAGTTAGTATTATGaactttaaaatgagcaaagtgCATTTCACATTTAGaacacagacatttaaaaaatatgtaatacttAAATCTTCCAAATTGTCCTATTTTGGGCTAGATTTACTACATCTTTAAATATAATATCTGAggctacatttttatttactgagGCTGCCATTGAGACATATCATGACCAAGAAATTTTTACATGAGTTCTACAATTTCCCAAGAGACTGGTGAAAATGTTATTGCCTATTCTCAGAACCCCATTCCTACCCCATTTTACTTCCAGAAcaattccattatatatataatatatattcattatatgttatataatatatatttatatatatataattatatgtatatataatatatattcatatacaatatatgtatatataatatatatatttatatattatatatgtaatggaattgttctatatataatatataacataaatatatattacatatatataaaatatatattatatatatatatttttgactcATTGGGTGGTTTTCTCAAGTGTGGGTTTTAGAAAATATCCTTAATGAAtattcttgctgtgtccttaggAAAATTAGCTTTTTTCTCTCTGGAACTAAGCTGAGAAAAAGACTGCAAGAAACTTAGAGCTTTTATCACTTTAAATCTGGATTCCAGTTGGACAGTtgccagagaagaaaaaattttaaatgactataCAAATTAATTTAGAAAGCTGTCATATTTCACACAACCTTTTGAAGAAAGTTTAGTGACTCTTAGCTTGATAGTTCCATACAACAGAATTATAATGATTCCACAGAAAGTATTCCATTGTAAAGAAACTTATCTAGAATGATAACTTATGAATTGAGGACTTAGGCTTAATGTTCTGGTGTGTGACACTTGGAGCTATTGGtcagttcttatttttaatcagtaaatgcattttaaagaaacagtTGAACTAAAAAGGAGGCCATTCATGATACTGTTTTGTAACATGATAAAAATGTTGTATAAATCCCTTCGCTCCTCTTTAGGTACTACCTGTCCCAACCCACATCCTCACCCCCTTCCTTAACTTTCATACATTATAAATGCCCCCCAACAGTCTCCTCAACCCTGAATTGACCAAGTAATGCACCAAAAGGCAGATTATGCTTTGGCAAGCAGGAAATTGGACTattctttgagatttttctgAGGTAGTGAGTCTTTCCTCCTCTGCTCTGATGGTTAAGAAATGTCTTGAAAGCTGAGTTAAGAGACAAGTGGAGTGTTGGTCACAGTACTTAAACACTACTCTGAAATGGGTGGTTTATATGATCAGACGATTACCACAAACTTCAAAAGCTTCTTCAGTAGAATCCTGACTGTTATGTGGAGAACTTAAAGATACCGAGGTTGCTATGATGAGGATAAGCCGCAGTCTCTAAAAAAGTGCCTGTCATATAGTTAGGTGCTCAATAATGTTTGATGACTGACTGAATGTTTAAGATCTCTGATTTGGCTCAGTGAGAttacaagcaaaaacaaatattaaaaaaacctAGCCAACTGCAGGCTAATAACATCAAAGGCTAGATCACTTTCCCTTGTGTATGGAATTTTGGACACCTTTTAAAATATGGGAGGACTGAGTTTAAACAGTATTGGGCATAGTATGGTATTCAATTCCACACTGACTCCATTTATCAGGCACCCTCTTATTTCCATCCTGATTTTACTATCATGATGTGGTAGTGAGATTTCTATCCATAAATAACTTTTCTGAGGGCAAAGTGATCCAGTCTCTCTGCTGTTCTTCAAGCTTTTCTGCCAAGCATTTAATCAAGATAGGGTCCACCTTAGAATCAAATTTATTAGCAAACCAATGTCCATCTTTGATAAGCCACCTTAATTCTGCAGCTCCATAAATACACACGCTTCGAAGGTGAGATCCAGTACAACTGGGATAGAAAAAGCCTTCATAGTAATTCCACTTGACAAGGCGAGTCTTACTCTGCAGATCAGACACATCCTGGGCTGATCTGGAAATCTCCCCAGGTATTCCTGGAACCCGAATCAAGGTAGCCCAAAAGTGCTCATCAGGAGAGTATGTGTCTTTAGACCAGGCAAAAAAGTCTTGAACGATGGAgttgttgaaaatatatttaacaaatgcttgacttaaaacaaaataagcacTGCCAACAAATATCTGAATGTTATGGGGGGGTGCTTCCTTGGAGATGTTTGTCCTTATTGGTAGCTTCACATATTCATAAGGCACCCGTCTAAGTTCATGATGGTAAGTGAATCTTTCCAATTTACTGTTTGGGGGTTTCACCGTCTCCAACATATTTGCTCCATTGAGTTTTTTCAACTCTGACACCAATTCAAAATTTGACTTCAGGGGAAAATCTTGCCCACACAAGTTGATAACATATTTCCACTGGATTGAAGACTTCAGAAGGTCCGACAAGCAATTTAAATCAGCCTGGAGTCTGGAAATGTGGGCATATTCCACAGCCTCTAATTTGGAAGCAATGAAAATATTGGAGAAGCACTTAGCTAAATTGTTCATGGCAACTTTGAAGGTATCAGGTGCCTTACGATCATAATGGATGCAGTAAATATTGTGCTGGTTGTATATAGCATGGATAAGCCTTTCAACCATAATTGCATCTTTGTGGACAACCAAAGAATAGGCTATTGGGAAGCTTTTCTCCTCCTTTGAGACAAGCTTTTGAGCATAACCTCTTAGAGTCTGATAAATGTCACAATCACTGGTCATTGCCACAACATCATCATCCTCCAAGTCAATGATGTCCCTTCTTCTTATTTCCAGACTCTTTCCAATTTCCAAAGGCTCCTGTTCATAGATACCCGAACAGTTAACTTCATACCTGACTTCATCCTTAACATGAGTGTATCTGTTTCTTACAAAAGGCGAGGTACTTAGGGAGTACTCAACCAAGTAAATGTCTTTTTGCGGAAAGAGTCGTCTCACATTTAGAAGCTTTAACAAAGAGAGCAGCCATAGGGTTAAAAACAGGATGAAAACTTTCTGCTGTAGGGTatgtttaaaataacatttgaataTCTTCATTCTgtaagaggagaaagaaataatcCAGTTGGAATATTAACAGAAAATCAGGTCAGTTTATCCAAAATCTACTGGGCGCCTACCACATACTAGGCAAATGCTGCCCCAAAGATGAATGAAACAAGGTTTTTACCCTtgaaagaatccagaaataaggAAATGGAATTATGAAGAATGGTGGTATTTTGGGGTATTCTGTGTTAACTATACCTAATTTTGAGAGATGTTGGTTTCCAAACAGAAGGGAAGGTAATGTAAActcctaaaatataaatatagtgtGTCTTATATTGTCTGCATTTCTGCTTAGCATATTTGAGGAGGGATTGCTCTGGTTTGGGCAGAGGTCTAGAGAACTGGATGTCATCAACAGGGCCTCAGAGATGCAAAGGACTCACCTAAGGCCAAAGGGAACATTCGTCTTGATTCTACCTCCAGATCCCTATTAGATCCAGGTCTGAAGTCAAACAAGGAAAGCCCAGGGAACCCCACGTTCAGAAAGAAGGGTGGTGGGCAGACACCCAAAGGAGCTATGCTAAGTATTAGAGACTGTAAAATGTATAGATAACAAAATTGGGTAAGCCtgcatattttccttattttttattttgttaacacCCATTTTCACACAGGGATTAGCAATTTAGCCCTTAAAATAAAAAGGGCCTGATTTTTCACTGAGAGTAGTAGGTGGGGTGTAAAAACTACGTTGGGGGGCAATTTGGCAATACTTGTCAGTTTTAAATGTACCCACCCTGAAGATCCCGTGTGTGTGCAAAGTCAAGCACAAAGAGGTTCCCTACAGTGTTTTGTATTCAGGCAAGACAGAAAATCTCTCAAACATCCTTGAACAGTGCATTGATTAAATTACATCCATGCTATAATATGTGAAAAGGCCTGAGACCACTCTGCATGTACATGCCAATGGGGAACAATCTCTAAGATatactgtgaaataaaaataagcaaaatgcagAAGCATGTCTAGTATGCTTACATGTCTATACATACAAAGAACATACattagcaaactttttctctctttttttttttttgagacaaggtcttgctgtgttacccaggccagagtgcagtggtacaatcatggctcaatgcagccttgaactcctgggctcaagcgatcctcctgcctcagactcctgagtagctagaaccacaggtgtgtgccaccatgcccggctaattttttctttagtagggacggagtctcactgtgctgcccaggctggtcgtgaacacctggtctcaagtgatcctcctacttcagcctcccaaagtgctgggattacaggcatgagccaccaccctcagcctaaactttttcttaaaggaccagatagtaaatatttttggctctgTGGGCCATATTGTCTCAGTCACAACTACTCAATTCCGCCCGTTATGGTAGGAAAGCAGCCAGAGATTATATTTCAATGAGTGGGTGTGGCTGAGTtccaataatactttatttacaaaaacaggcagctggCTGGATTCAGCCCACAGCTGTAGTGTTTCCAAAAGGATATTGTATACACACAACACTGGTAACGGGAATTGCTTTGCAGGGTAGAGTGGGAAAGGACTGAGGAATGGGGCCTAGGTAGGAGGAGGATTTACTTATCACTGAATATCTTTTAGtatcatttgcatttaaaaatgattatattacTTTTTCAGATGAAAACAGGCTGACTAGGAGGAGGGTACAGATGTACTTATAGGGAGCAGCAAGAAGGGCGGCCCAGGAAGTACTAGCCCAAGGCTCCAGGACAGGAAAGCTGGCAGAGCTCCTAGGGCTGCTTCAGGAGGCTCAGATACTGAGACCTGGTGGGGTCTGAGCACCCCTGTGCAATTTCCTAACATATCTCAATAAACCTTAAATGGAAGACAATCATTGTATCCAATTTCATTCAAGAGAATTGCCAAGAACTTGGAACCCAGTTTAATTTTGTAGATTTCATCTATACAGACCCATTGACAAAACTCTCCCCTGGGAATGAGATCCCACCTTCCTCATTCACCTCCGCTTAAATCCCTCTGTTTAAAGAACCACACCTTCACCACCATCAACTGTACTGCAGAATCCCACCTCTCCAGCCACATCTCGTCTCTCCTCTGTGGACTGCCCCAGGCTCCTATCCTCTGCTCACTTCTCTTCTCCTGCATACTTGCCCCCATCTCCAGATTCCACCTTCCACACTGATGCCTTTCCATATTCCAACACCTTTCCCTCCAGCCTTCACCTCTTGCCCAAGCCTCAGAGGTGGACCTGCAGTTGCTGGATGGACATTGCTTCCTGATATCCCACAGGCACTCAGCCTCCACGAGTCCAAAACTGAACTCGACATCATCACCTCGCCTGCGTCTTCTGTCTCAACTTATGGCAAGACCATCCACTCATGGCCCATGTTTGAAACTAGAGTTACCCAACTTGTCCATTTCACTCATACCCATGTCAACCTATCACCTCATAAATGTGCCTCAAATCCATCCTTTCTTCTCCATCCCCGCTGCCAAGTCCAGACAGCATCTTTGCTGCATCAGCACCCAGGTTAAGAGACTCCTGGTCAGGCTCATAGCCCAGGGTCTGTTGACTGGTCTCAGCTTTTTGCTCCTCCAAAGCACACTGAACAGGGTCCCATCACTCAGGCTCAAGGCCAGGGTTCTTGCCAGTTGTTCTAAAGCTGTGGAAAACTGTCCCCACTCCCTTGCCTGACACACAAGGCAACTCACTGCAACTCCAGAAGCCTGGGCACATGTGTAGAATTGGGTGTTGTGGTACAGTAGAAGACTAATCAATCCCaaataggggtgtgtgtgtgtgtgtgtgtgtgtgtgtgtgtgtgtgtgtgtgtgtgtgtgattaattCATGGTTATTAGGTATAAATAGTATGTAGCTTACAGAAATGGCTAGAATTGGAAGGGGTCTAACTCAAAGTAAattttggctatttcttttctcactgtattagtccatggAGTCTCTAATTAATGTTAGCACTTCCCCCTGACACCACAGTGGTAAAAAGAAAAGACCTCACATTCTAAAGAGATTTACCAAGTCTCCCAGAGTTGTCATGTCATTTAACTATCATCTTCACacttaaataaaaaagacaaaggccAGCTCCCTGCCTTGTCACTCATTTCCAGGGCCTCTTCTGCATCCAGGCATCCTTGCCCTTCCTGAGAAGGCCTGGGGCACACACATACTGACTCTAGCCTGGGATGGGAGAGTCTGAGCTGGG
The genomic region above belongs to Homo sapiens chromosome 5, GRCh38.p14 Primary Assembly and contains:
- the GCNT4 gene encoding beta-1,3-galactosyl-O-glycosyl-glycoprotein beta-1,6-N-acetylglucosaminyltransferase 4 isoform X1, encoding MKIFKCYFKHTLQQKVFILFLTLWLLSLLKLLNVRRLFPQKDIYLVEYSLSTSPFVRNRYTHVKDEVRYEVNCSGIYEQEPLEIGKSLEIRRRDIIDLEDDDVVAMTSDCDIYQTLRGYAQKLVSKEEKSFPIAYSLVVHKDAIMVERLIHAIYNQHNIYCIHYDRKAPDTFKVAMNNLAKCFSNIFIASKLEAVEYAHISRLQADLNCLSDLLKSSIQWKYVINLCGQDFPLKSNFELVSELKKLNGANMLETVKPPNSKLERFTYHHELRRVPYEYVKLPIRTNISKEAPPHNIQIFVGSAYFVLSQAFVKYIFNNSIVQDFFAWSKDTYSPDEHFWATLIRVPGIPGEISRSAQDVSDLQSKTRLVKWNYYEGFFYPSCTGSHLRSVCIYGAAELRWLIKDGHWFANKFDSKVDPILIKCLAEKLEEQQRDWITLPSEKLFMDRNLTTTS